DNA from Capsicum annuum cultivar UCD-10X-F1 unplaced genomic scaffold, UCD10Xv1.1 ctg66010, whole genome shotgun sequence:
atgcctcagtcgattttcagcccacagtacgcctggaaccctggcccacccccaaaaccgcaggcaatagcacacagatttggcccgaaaatgccccgtttgcaccgtttcgcttgtttgtccacccaaatggccacaaaaaattaaacgaaccatactgggaggatccccagcctccttggcatgcctcgatcgatttttgacacacagcacacccgaacccaaGCCTAGCAACGACAGAAATAGTTAGTGGTAACCCGTGACATTTCTCTGCAATTTTCTTCCCAATAGTCTCGAACTCAGATGGTAATGCTTCATTTGCAAATACAACACTTTTAAAAAGGTTCCAACTCTCATCTGGGCCCATTAAATCCATATGCAAAGAAAGATTCTCTGTACCAACATCGCGAGCTACTTCAATGTTACGGGTGGTCAATAATATTCCACTCCGCTTGTTTTCACTTGGAAAACATAGTCTCACGGCATCCCATGCTTCAGTTTTCCACATGTCATCCAATACAATTAAATATCTCTTACCCTTTAAACTCTTTTGTAGCATGTTTGCAAGCTCTGCTTCATCGTTCATGTCAAATGAGTCACTCTTAGTAGAACGCAAAGGGCTCAACAAGATTTCTTTTACATTGTGCTGTTGCGAAATAGTAGCCCAGGCACaaacatcaaaatgagaacaaatgCACGCATCATTGTAAACTTCGTTCGCTAAGGTTGTTTTACCTAGCAGTAAACCAAATTAGTTATAAATGCACTTATCCCAAATGCAACAATAATAAAAGTTATCATCCCAATTTATCAGAAGCCAACACTTTGTTATCCATAAAATTAAATACCACTTTAGTCACTCAGAGATGAGGTATGgcatatttctattgattttaaTCTTGATTACTTCCTACtatatctttttttcatttactcatatttatgtttttatg
Protein-coding regions in this window:
- the LOC107852208 gene encoding putative late blight resistance protein homolog R1A-3; translated protein: KTTLANEVYNDACICSHFDVCAWATISQQHNVKEILLSPLRSTKSDSFDMNDEAELANMLQKSLKGKRYLIVLDDMWKTEAWDAVRLCFPSENKRSGILLTTRNIEVARDVGTENLSLHMDLMGPDESWNLFKSVVFANEALPSEFETIGKKIAEKCHGLPLTISVVARLGFG